One Falco naumanni isolate bFalNau1 chromosome 12, bFalNau1.pat, whole genome shotgun sequence genomic region harbors:
- the SANBR gene encoding uncharacterized protein KIAA1841 homolog isoform X3 encodes MSRGFSENNNFPYDNNQMVLDMILCSLIGVPQPINWDSVARLVPGYTSKECAKRFDELKGSGSSPVDNQYNPLMAAGGSPVETLATYIKSSLLDTQTECQEPAIGQDSVTVTGRPSTTSTRNCSSESEKGPVHKSGESTDETQGPNMVIHVCDEAKNLKEDFVCPRDLLISEMKYFAEYLSVDAQRWEEVDISVHCDVHIFDWLIRYVKRNTKDSEANEMPTLEPSNVISILISSEFLKMDSLVEKCIHYCHKNMNAIVATPCNMNCINANLVTHIADLFTHNELEELKDKRDKFKSKLFCKKIERLFDPEYLNPDSRGNAATLYRDKTWEVHEYLICLHEELKSWRDVYWRLWGTVNWLTCSRCNQSFLCTEFSHCQYHLQPVLYPGVVSALGSTATGVYPCCNQKVLRFDPTTLPKGCQVRDHMVDLPSGNEDGDALPSQTTKILNDLLHYRDVIVVPFTKDENSDSGIGLCDEKGIECDVLVEPNTPWGPKTGEINAFLSLKNWTLQLKQQSLLSEEEEYTTGSEVTEDEVGDEEEVCRKPAGRKEKLKKSYKHPKKVVSSPSVQKKEKPSDKSSSRDASPFTVSMQQNKWDASRSLRFNQDAQREDDQRRMSEITGHLIKMRLGDLDRVKSKDSKEYAGGIYSRLEAQIKASAQVSARQNNAEKNARSKSRFGQGRPT; translated from the exons TGTGCAAAAAGGTTTGATGAACTAAAAGGCAGTGGAAGTTCACCTGTTGACAACCAGTATAACCCCCTGATGGCCGCTGGTGGGAGTCCTGTGGAAACTTTAGCTACGTACATCAAATCCTCCTTGCTTGATACACAGACAGAGTGTCAGGAGCCTGCTATTGGGCAGGATTCCGTTACTGTAACTG GAAGGCCCAGCACAACCTCCACAAGGAATTGTTCTTCAGAATCCGAGAAAGGTCCTGTGCATAAAAGTGGAGAAAGCACTGATGAAACACAGGG gcCAAATATGGTGATCCATGTGTGTGACGAagcaaaaaacctcaaagaagATTTTGTGTGTCCTCGAGACCTtttgatttcagaaatgaaatactttGCTGAGTATCTGTCAGTGGATGCCCAGCGCTGGGAAGAGGTGGACATCTCAGTGCACTGTGACGTTCACATCTTCGACTGGTTGATAAGATACGTTAAAAGGAACACTAAAGATTCTGAAGCTAATGAAATGCCAACTTTAG aACCATCAAATGTGATATCAATTCTTATTTCCTCTGAGTTTTTGAAGATGGATTCATTA gtagaaaaatgtattcattatTGTCACAAAAATATGAATGCTATTGTAGCCACACCATGTAACATGAATTGTATCAATGCTAATCTTGTTACACACATTGCTGATCTCTTCACGCACAATGAATTGGAAGAGCTGAAGGACAAAAGAGACAAATTTAAGAG TAAACTTTTCTGCAAGAAGATTGAGAGACTGTTTGATCCGGAGTACCTAAATCCAGATTCTCGAGGAAATGCAGCAACATTATACAG agaCAAAACCTGGGAAGTGCATGAGTACTTAATTTGCCTTCATGAGGAATTGAAATCCTGGAGGGATGTTTATTGGCGTCTTTGGGGGACTGTCAATTGGTTGACCTGCTCGAGATGTAACCAA TCTTTCCTGTGTACTGAATTCTCCCATTGCCAGTACCATTTGCAGCCAGTTCTTTATCCAGGTGTAGTAAGTGCTCTGGGCTCGACTGCGACAGGAGTATATCCCTGTTGTAACCAAAAAGTTCTTCGATTTGATCCTACAACCCTCCCAAAG GGCTGCCAAGTGAGGGATCACATGGTTGATTTACCTTCAGGAAATGAAGACGGAGATGCTTTGCCATCTCAGACTACTAAAATATTGAATGATCTGCTTCATTATAGAGATGTTATTGTTGTTCCTTTCACTAAGGATGAGAATAG TGATTCTGGCATTGGGCTCTGTGATGAAAAAGGCATTGAATGTGATGTGCTTGTAGAACCAAATACGCCGTGGGGTCCCAAAACTGGAGAAATCAATGCT tttctttctctgaagaacTGGACTTTACAGCTG AAACAGCAGTCATTGTTATCTGAAGAAGAGGAGTATACCACTGGCTCAGAGGTCACTGAGGATGAAGTGGGGGATGAAGAAGAAGTATGCAGGAAACCAG cagggagaaaggagaaattaaagaaaTCCTACAAGCACCCAAAGAAGGTGGTTTCTTCACCTAGTgttcagaaaaaggagaagccATCTGATAAG TCAAGTTCCCGAGATGCATCTCCATTCAC CGTGAGTATGCAGCAGAACAAATGGGATGCGTCAAGGTCACTAAGATTCAATCAAGATGCTCAAAGAGAAGATG ATCAGAGAAGAATGTCTGAGATTACAGGGCACTTGATAAAAATGAGACTGGGAGACCTTGATCGAGTCAAGTCAAAGGACAGCAAAGAA TATGCAGGAGGCATTTATTCTAGACTTGAAGCTCAGATAAAGGCCTCAGCGCAGGTCAGTGCACGACAAAACAATGCTGAGAAGAATGCCag GTCAAAATCCCGTTTTGGTCAAGGCCGTCCTACATAA
- the SANBR gene encoding uncharacterized protein KIAA1841 homolog isoform X2 has product MSRGFSENNNFPYDNNQMVLDMILCSLIGVPQPINWDSVARLVPGYTSKECAKRFDELKGSGSSPVDNQYNPLMAAGGSPVETLATYIKSSLLDTQTECQEPAIGQDSVTVTGRPSTTSTRNCSSESEKGPVHKSGESTDETQGPNMVIHVCDEAKNLKEDFVCPRDLLISEMKYFAEYLSVDAQRWEEVDISVHCDVHIFDWLIRYVKRNTKDSEANEMPTLEPSNVISILISSEFLKMDSLVEKCIHYCHKNMNAIVATPCNMNCINANLVTHIADLFTHNELEELKDKRDKFKSKLFCKKIERLFDPEYLNPDSRGNAATLYRCCLCKKLLTKETERRIPCVPGKINIDQHGNIVYVHIRDKTWEVHEYLICLHEELKSWRDVYWRLWGTVNWLTCSRCNQSFLCTEFSHCQYHLQPVLYPGVVSALGSTATGVYPCCNQKVLRFDPTTLPKGCQVRDHMVDLPSGNEDGDALPSQTTKILNDLLHYRDVIVVPFTKDENSDSGIGLCDEKGIECDVLVEPNTPWGPKTGEINAKQQSLLSEEEEYTTGSEVTEDEVGDEEEVCRKPAGRKEKLKKSYKHPKKVVSSPSVQKKEKPSDKSSSRDASPFTVSMQQNKWDASRSLRFNQDAQREDDQRRMSEITGHLIKMRLGDLDRVKSKDSKEYAGGIYSRLEAQIKASAQVSARQNNAEKNARSKSRFGQGRPT; this is encoded by the exons TGTGCAAAAAGGTTTGATGAACTAAAAGGCAGTGGAAGTTCACCTGTTGACAACCAGTATAACCCCCTGATGGCCGCTGGTGGGAGTCCTGTGGAAACTTTAGCTACGTACATCAAATCCTCCTTGCTTGATACACAGACAGAGTGTCAGGAGCCTGCTATTGGGCAGGATTCCGTTACTGTAACTG GAAGGCCCAGCACAACCTCCACAAGGAATTGTTCTTCAGAATCCGAGAAAGGTCCTGTGCATAAAAGTGGAGAAAGCACTGATGAAACACAGGG gcCAAATATGGTGATCCATGTGTGTGACGAagcaaaaaacctcaaagaagATTTTGTGTGTCCTCGAGACCTtttgatttcagaaatgaaatactttGCTGAGTATCTGTCAGTGGATGCCCAGCGCTGGGAAGAGGTGGACATCTCAGTGCACTGTGACGTTCACATCTTCGACTGGTTGATAAGATACGTTAAAAGGAACACTAAAGATTCTGAAGCTAATGAAATGCCAACTTTAG aACCATCAAATGTGATATCAATTCTTATTTCCTCTGAGTTTTTGAAGATGGATTCATTA gtagaaaaatgtattcattatTGTCACAAAAATATGAATGCTATTGTAGCCACACCATGTAACATGAATTGTATCAATGCTAATCTTGTTACACACATTGCTGATCTCTTCACGCACAATGAATTGGAAGAGCTGAAGGACAAAAGAGACAAATTTAAGAG TAAACTTTTCTGCAAGAAGATTGAGAGACTGTTTGATCCGGAGTACCTAAATCCAGATTCTCGAGGAAATGCAGCAACATTATACAG GTGTTGCTTATGTAAAAAGCTGCTAactaaagaaactgaaagaaggaTTCCTTGCGTACCAGGAAAAATCAACATAGATCAACATGGGAATATTGTCTATGTTCATATAAG agaCAAAACCTGGGAAGTGCATGAGTACTTAATTTGCCTTCATGAGGAATTGAAATCCTGGAGGGATGTTTATTGGCGTCTTTGGGGGACTGTCAATTGGTTGACCTGCTCGAGATGTAACCAA TCTTTCCTGTGTACTGAATTCTCCCATTGCCAGTACCATTTGCAGCCAGTTCTTTATCCAGGTGTAGTAAGTGCTCTGGGCTCGACTGCGACAGGAGTATATCCCTGTTGTAACCAAAAAGTTCTTCGATTTGATCCTACAACCCTCCCAAAG GGCTGCCAAGTGAGGGATCACATGGTTGATTTACCTTCAGGAAATGAAGACGGAGATGCTTTGCCATCTCAGACTACTAAAATATTGAATGATCTGCTTCATTATAGAGATGTTATTGTTGTTCCTTTCACTAAGGATGAGAATAG TGATTCTGGCATTGGGCTCTGTGATGAAAAAGGCATTGAATGTGATGTGCTTGTAGAACCAAATACGCCGTGGGGTCCCAAAACTGGAGAAATCAATGCT AAACAGCAGTCATTGTTATCTGAAGAAGAGGAGTATACCACTGGCTCAGAGGTCACTGAGGATGAAGTGGGGGATGAAGAAGAAGTATGCAGGAAACCAG cagggagaaaggagaaattaaagaaaTCCTACAAGCACCCAAAGAAGGTGGTTTCTTCACCTAGTgttcagaaaaaggagaagccATCTGATAAG TCAAGTTCCCGAGATGCATCTCCATTCAC CGTGAGTATGCAGCAGAACAAATGGGATGCGTCAAGGTCACTAAGATTCAATCAAGATGCTCAAAGAGAAGATG ATCAGAGAAGAATGTCTGAGATTACAGGGCACTTGATAAAAATGAGACTGGGAGACCTTGATCGAGTCAAGTCAAAGGACAGCAAAGAA TATGCAGGAGGCATTTATTCTAGACTTGAAGCTCAGATAAAGGCCTCAGCGCAGGTCAGTGCACGACAAAACAATGCTGAGAAGAATGCCag GTCAAAATCCCGTTTTGGTCAAGGCCGTCCTACATAA
- the SANBR gene encoding uncharacterized protein KIAA1841 homolog isoform X4: MVIHVCDEAKNLKEDFVCPRDLLISEMKYFAEYLSVDAQRWEEVDISVHCDVHIFDWLIRYVKRNTKDSEANEMPTLEPSNVISILISSEFLKMDSLVEKCIHYCHKNMNAIVATPCNMNCINANLVTHIADLFTHNELEELKDKRDKFKSKLFCKKIERLFDPEYLNPDSRGNAATLYRCCLCKKLLTKETERRIPCVPGKINIDQHGNIVYVHIRDKTWEVHEYLICLHEELKSWRDVYWRLWGTVNWLTCSRCNQSFLCTEFSHCQYHLQPVLYPGVVSALGSTATGVYPCCNQKVLRFDPTTLPKGCQVRDHMVDLPSGNEDGDALPSQTTKILNDLLHYRDVIVVPFTKDENSDSGIGLCDEKGIECDVLVEPNTPWGPKTGEINAFLSLKNWTLQLKQQSLLSEEEEYTTGSEVTEDEVGDEEEVCRKPAGRKEKLKKSYKHPKKVVSSPSVQKKEKPSDKSSSRDASPFTVSMQQNKWDASRSLRFNQDAQREDDQRRMSEITGHLIKMRLGDLDRVKSKDSKEYAGGIYSRLEAQIKASAQVSARQNNAEKNARSKSRFGQGRPT; this comes from the exons ATGGTGATCCATGTGTGTGACGAagcaaaaaacctcaaagaagATTTTGTGTGTCCTCGAGACCTtttgatttcagaaatgaaatactttGCTGAGTATCTGTCAGTGGATGCCCAGCGCTGGGAAGAGGTGGACATCTCAGTGCACTGTGACGTTCACATCTTCGACTGGTTGATAAGATACGTTAAAAGGAACACTAAAGATTCTGAAGCTAATGAAATGCCAACTTTAG aACCATCAAATGTGATATCAATTCTTATTTCCTCTGAGTTTTTGAAGATGGATTCATTA gtagaaaaatgtattcattatTGTCACAAAAATATGAATGCTATTGTAGCCACACCATGTAACATGAATTGTATCAATGCTAATCTTGTTACACACATTGCTGATCTCTTCACGCACAATGAATTGGAAGAGCTGAAGGACAAAAGAGACAAATTTAAGAG TAAACTTTTCTGCAAGAAGATTGAGAGACTGTTTGATCCGGAGTACCTAAATCCAGATTCTCGAGGAAATGCAGCAACATTATACAG GTGTTGCTTATGTAAAAAGCTGCTAactaaagaaactgaaagaaggaTTCCTTGCGTACCAGGAAAAATCAACATAGATCAACATGGGAATATTGTCTATGTTCATATAAG agaCAAAACCTGGGAAGTGCATGAGTACTTAATTTGCCTTCATGAGGAATTGAAATCCTGGAGGGATGTTTATTGGCGTCTTTGGGGGACTGTCAATTGGTTGACCTGCTCGAGATGTAACCAA TCTTTCCTGTGTACTGAATTCTCCCATTGCCAGTACCATTTGCAGCCAGTTCTTTATCCAGGTGTAGTAAGTGCTCTGGGCTCGACTGCGACAGGAGTATATCCCTGTTGTAACCAAAAAGTTCTTCGATTTGATCCTACAACCCTCCCAAAG GGCTGCCAAGTGAGGGATCACATGGTTGATTTACCTTCAGGAAATGAAGACGGAGATGCTTTGCCATCTCAGACTACTAAAATATTGAATGATCTGCTTCATTATAGAGATGTTATTGTTGTTCCTTTCACTAAGGATGAGAATAG TGATTCTGGCATTGGGCTCTGTGATGAAAAAGGCATTGAATGTGATGTGCTTGTAGAACCAAATACGCCGTGGGGTCCCAAAACTGGAGAAATCAATGCT tttctttctctgaagaacTGGACTTTACAGCTG AAACAGCAGTCATTGTTATCTGAAGAAGAGGAGTATACCACTGGCTCAGAGGTCACTGAGGATGAAGTGGGGGATGAAGAAGAAGTATGCAGGAAACCAG cagggagaaaggagaaattaaagaaaTCCTACAAGCACCCAAAGAAGGTGGTTTCTTCACCTAGTgttcagaaaaaggagaagccATCTGATAAG TCAAGTTCCCGAGATGCATCTCCATTCAC CGTGAGTATGCAGCAGAACAAATGGGATGCGTCAAGGTCACTAAGATTCAATCAAGATGCTCAAAGAGAAGATG ATCAGAGAAGAATGTCTGAGATTACAGGGCACTTGATAAAAATGAGACTGGGAGACCTTGATCGAGTCAAGTCAAAGGACAGCAAAGAA TATGCAGGAGGCATTTATTCTAGACTTGAAGCTCAGATAAAGGCCTCAGCGCAGGTCAGTGCACGACAAAACAATGCTGAGAAGAATGCCag GTCAAAATCCCGTTTTGGTCAAGGCCGTCCTACATAA
- the SANBR gene encoding uncharacterized protein KIAA1841 homolog isoform X1 encodes MSRGFSENNNFPYDNNQMVLDMILCSLIGVPQPINWDSVARLVPGYTSKECAKRFDELKGSGSSPVDNQYNPLMAAGGSPVETLATYIKSSLLDTQTECQEPAIGQDSVTVTGRPSTTSTRNCSSESEKGPVHKSGESTDETQGPNMVIHVCDEAKNLKEDFVCPRDLLISEMKYFAEYLSVDAQRWEEVDISVHCDVHIFDWLIRYVKRNTKDSEANEMPTLEPSNVISILISSEFLKMDSLVEKCIHYCHKNMNAIVATPCNMNCINANLVTHIADLFTHNELEELKDKRDKFKSKLFCKKIERLFDPEYLNPDSRGNAATLYRCCLCKKLLTKETERRIPCVPGKINIDQHGNIVYVHIRDKTWEVHEYLICLHEELKSWRDVYWRLWGTVNWLTCSRCNQSFLCTEFSHCQYHLQPVLYPGVVSALGSTATGVYPCCNQKVLRFDPTTLPKGCQVRDHMVDLPSGNEDGDALPSQTTKILNDLLHYRDVIVVPFTKDENSDSGIGLCDEKGIECDVLVEPNTPWGPKTGEINAFLSLKNWTLQLKQQSLLSEEEEYTTGSEVTEDEVGDEEEVCRKPAGRKEKLKKSYKHPKKVVSSPSVQKKEKPSDKSSSRDASPFTVSMQQNKWDASRSLRFNQDAQREDDQRRMSEITGHLIKMRLGDLDRVKSKDSKEYAGGIYSRLEAQIKASAQVSARQNNAEKNARSKSRFGQGRPT; translated from the exons TGTGCAAAAAGGTTTGATGAACTAAAAGGCAGTGGAAGTTCACCTGTTGACAACCAGTATAACCCCCTGATGGCCGCTGGTGGGAGTCCTGTGGAAACTTTAGCTACGTACATCAAATCCTCCTTGCTTGATACACAGACAGAGTGTCAGGAGCCTGCTATTGGGCAGGATTCCGTTACTGTAACTG GAAGGCCCAGCACAACCTCCACAAGGAATTGTTCTTCAGAATCCGAGAAAGGTCCTGTGCATAAAAGTGGAGAAAGCACTGATGAAACACAGGG gcCAAATATGGTGATCCATGTGTGTGACGAagcaaaaaacctcaaagaagATTTTGTGTGTCCTCGAGACCTtttgatttcagaaatgaaatactttGCTGAGTATCTGTCAGTGGATGCCCAGCGCTGGGAAGAGGTGGACATCTCAGTGCACTGTGACGTTCACATCTTCGACTGGTTGATAAGATACGTTAAAAGGAACACTAAAGATTCTGAAGCTAATGAAATGCCAACTTTAG aACCATCAAATGTGATATCAATTCTTATTTCCTCTGAGTTTTTGAAGATGGATTCATTA gtagaaaaatgtattcattatTGTCACAAAAATATGAATGCTATTGTAGCCACACCATGTAACATGAATTGTATCAATGCTAATCTTGTTACACACATTGCTGATCTCTTCACGCACAATGAATTGGAAGAGCTGAAGGACAAAAGAGACAAATTTAAGAG TAAACTTTTCTGCAAGAAGATTGAGAGACTGTTTGATCCGGAGTACCTAAATCCAGATTCTCGAGGAAATGCAGCAACATTATACAG GTGTTGCTTATGTAAAAAGCTGCTAactaaagaaactgaaagaaggaTTCCTTGCGTACCAGGAAAAATCAACATAGATCAACATGGGAATATTGTCTATGTTCATATAAG agaCAAAACCTGGGAAGTGCATGAGTACTTAATTTGCCTTCATGAGGAATTGAAATCCTGGAGGGATGTTTATTGGCGTCTTTGGGGGACTGTCAATTGGTTGACCTGCTCGAGATGTAACCAA TCTTTCCTGTGTACTGAATTCTCCCATTGCCAGTACCATTTGCAGCCAGTTCTTTATCCAGGTGTAGTAAGTGCTCTGGGCTCGACTGCGACAGGAGTATATCCCTGTTGTAACCAAAAAGTTCTTCGATTTGATCCTACAACCCTCCCAAAG GGCTGCCAAGTGAGGGATCACATGGTTGATTTACCTTCAGGAAATGAAGACGGAGATGCTTTGCCATCTCAGACTACTAAAATATTGAATGATCTGCTTCATTATAGAGATGTTATTGTTGTTCCTTTCACTAAGGATGAGAATAG TGATTCTGGCATTGGGCTCTGTGATGAAAAAGGCATTGAATGTGATGTGCTTGTAGAACCAAATACGCCGTGGGGTCCCAAAACTGGAGAAATCAATGCT tttctttctctgaagaacTGGACTTTACAGCTG AAACAGCAGTCATTGTTATCTGAAGAAGAGGAGTATACCACTGGCTCAGAGGTCACTGAGGATGAAGTGGGGGATGAAGAAGAAGTATGCAGGAAACCAG cagggagaaaggagaaattaaagaaaTCCTACAAGCACCCAAAGAAGGTGGTTTCTTCACCTAGTgttcagaaaaaggagaagccATCTGATAAG TCAAGTTCCCGAGATGCATCTCCATTCAC CGTGAGTATGCAGCAGAACAAATGGGATGCGTCAAGGTCACTAAGATTCAATCAAGATGCTCAAAGAGAAGATG ATCAGAGAAGAATGTCTGAGATTACAGGGCACTTGATAAAAATGAGACTGGGAGACCTTGATCGAGTCAAGTCAAAGGACAGCAAAGAA TATGCAGGAGGCATTTATTCTAGACTTGAAGCTCAGATAAAGGCCTCAGCGCAGGTCAGTGCACGACAAAACAATGCTGAGAAGAATGCCag GTCAAAATCCCGTTTTGGTCAAGGCCGTCCTACATAA